Genomic DNA from Gilliamella sp. ESL0441:
ACGACGTTTACTCATGGCATGGAGTTTGTCAGTCGTTTTATTATTTATTGGTAGTATACTTTCAATAATACGTGGATTTCATTGGTTTGAAGCATTCACCTTATTTGTTATTGCCCTTTTACTTATCAAATACCGATATGCTTTTTATCGAAAAAATCGTTTGAGCATATTACCATTATCTTTCAAATCGTTTGCAATCTGTTTTTGTTTGATCGCTTTTCTAGTATGGTTAATATTTTTTATCTATCAAGATGAACCTTATAGCCACTCATTGTGGTGGCAATTAGAATTAGACAGCCGAGTGCCACGAGCATTGCGTGCGGCTTTAGGTAGTTTTATTCTATTAAGTGGCATTATGTTATTTTGGTTATTTCGTCCTGCATTACCCATTTTGACAAAACCAACAAAGAAAGAGCTAAATACCGCCTATCAAATTATTTCAGAATCCAAACAACCTGAAGGAGGACTTGCCTTAGCAGGTGATAAGTCACTTCTGTTTAATGAATCACAAACAGCCTTCATCATGTACGCTAAACAAGGTCGAAGTATGGTAGCACTTTACGATCCGATTGGAGATTGTGCCGATCGCCCAGATTTAATCTGGACATTTCGAGACCTTTGCGATCAACACCATTTACGCCCTGTTTTCTACCAAGTTAAAGCAGCGAATTTACCTCTGTATATGGATATTGGATTACAAGCCGTTAAATTAGGGGAAGAAGCCTTAGTCGATTTAGATAAATTTGATCTAGCCAATAAAGGTAACAAAGATCTTCGCTATACATGGAATCGAGGACAGCGTGATGGACTGTCAATTGAATTTTACACATCATCTACAGCACCTTATGATGAATTAAAAGCAGTATCTGACGAATGGTTAAAAGGAAAAAATGCCAAAGAAAAACAATTCTCGCTAGGGACATTTTCCAAAGAATATCTTGATCACTTTACTATTGCTGTCATCAAACATGAAGGGCAAATTATCGCTTTTGTTAATTTGCTCGAAACCAATCAAAAACAGTATGCCAGTATTGATTTAATGCGAGTAAAACAAGGCATTCCTAAATTAACCATGGAATTTTTTATGGTTGGATTAATCCTTCATTATAAGAATCAGGGGTTTAAATTCTTTAGTTTGGGAATGGTTCCGCTTGCAGGAATGCAACGACGACATGGCGCGCCATTAATTCAAAGATTAGGCGCATTAGTCTTTAAACGAGGTGGACGCTTTTATAACTTCCAAGGTTTACGACGATTTAAAGAAAAATTTGCCACGCATTGGGAACCGCGTTATATGGCCGTACCGGCTGGCTTAGATCCTTTTATGGCAATACTTGATACGACTTTACTCATATCGGGTGGCATAACAGGATTAAAAAGGAATAAGAGTCAATAAAATGAAAAAAATTATCCGCTATAGCTTACTTGTTATAATGGTGATATTAACGAGTTTATTTGCTGGTGCTATTTGGTATTTTACAAAAGGTCATGCAACGGCTACGATTAAAAACATCCCAATAAATCAAGAATTCTCGGTATTAATGGCAACGCCTAAACATTCAGCCGAAGCTGCTGCGGTTATTGTTGCAACTAAAACCAAT
This window encodes:
- the mprF gene encoding bifunctional lysylphosphatidylglycerol flippase/synthetase MprF gives rise to the protein MKISARKVLPWQLIEYFTRYRQFLALLLGLSIFLIALFVCWHLLKEININDLKLALHQLSIHAVLLSCLSAIGSYLMLIAYEWSAMRYAGVKLKLSVIALGGICASAVGNAIGLSALSGGAVRCRLYFQYGLNTIDIARMSIFATLSLGASLPLLAAIAALTQSNEVLQSLHISVIFVKLLSYTIIVMYLLLFSFFYFHRLPEKSNHAYQSVKLWHWSIRLPSIRLASSQFIITLFDVILAGSILYFLLPVQPNFISFILVYTLALVAGVLSHIPAGVGVFEAIMLGAFSTEIGPASLTLALVIYRIIYIFIPLIIAGILLLLNETKHHLATNQVKEDETGLAAPVIAATVFFAGIVMMFSSITPGFNAQFVNTFIPNKVVNFAHLISSLIGVLCLLLAMGLRRRLLMAWSLSVVLLFIGSILSIIRGFHWFEAFTLFVIALLLIKYRYAFYRKNRLSILPLSFKSFAICFCLIAFLVWLIFFIYQDEPYSHSLWWQLELDSRVPRALRAALGSFILLSGIMLFWLFRPALPILTKPTKKELNTAYQIISESKQPEGGLALAGDKSLLFNESQTAFIMYAKQGRSMVALYDPIGDCADRPDLIWTFRDLCDQHHLRPVFYQVKAANLPLYMDIGLQAVKLGEEALVDLDKFDLANKGNKDLRYTWNRGQRDGLSIEFYTSSTAPYDELKAVSDEWLKGKNAKEKQFSLGTFSKEYLDHFTIAVIKHEGQIIAFVNLLETNQKQYASIDLMRVKQGIPKLTMEFFMVGLILHYKNQGFKFFSLGMVPLAGMQRRHGAPLIQRLGALVFKRGGRFYNFQGLRRFKEKFATHWEPRYMAVPAGLDPFMAILDTTLLISGGITGLKRNKSQ